In the genome of Curtobacterium sp. MCLR17_036, the window GACGTCCGCGACCACCGCGGCGACGGCGTCGAGGGCGACCGGCGCGATCGTCATGCCCGGCACGAGCGCGACGGGACCGACCCGCAGGCGCTCGAGGTTCTGCCGGGCGAACTCGAACCACTGCGTCGACCGCACGACGGTCAGCCGCCCGCCGGATCTCCAAGCCGCGCTCTCCTGCGCGGTCTTGCCGGCGAAGTAGCCGTAGCCCTGCACCTCCGGCCGCGTGCAGCCCAGGATCGAGAGCAGGACGTGCCGTGCGCCGGTCCGGGCCGTGGCGGCGGCGATCGCCCCGGTCGACCCGGTGAAGAACGCCGTGGCCCGTCGGCGGCTCGTCGTGAACCGTCCGGTCGCCTCGACCACCACGTCGGCGTCCGCCAACGCGGCGGTCGCGTCGTCACGGAGCACGTCGAACCCCGTCGACCGCGACCGCTGCGTCACGGAGCACCCGCGTTGCCGGACCGCCCGCACGATCGCGTCGCCCGAGATCCCGCCACCCACCACTGCCACCCGCATGTCCCCCACCGTTCCTCTACGTCTGTAGAGGACACTACGCTGACAGCGGCGGGAAGGCGAGCATGGGACGACGCGAGGACCTGGCGGACGCGGGCGTCCGGCTCACCGCACGGGGCGGTGCCCGGGCGCTCACCCACCGTGCCG includes:
- a CDS encoding NADH(P)-binding protein: MRVAVVGGGISGDAIVRAVRQRGCSVTQRSRSTGFDVLRDDATAALADADVVVEATGRFTTSRRRATAFFTGSTGAIAAATARTGARHVLLSILGCTRPEVQGYGYFAGKTAQESAAWRSGGRLTVVRSTQWFEFARQNLERLRVGPVALVPGMTIAPVALDAVAAVVADVVVGDRGGPAVEVAGPERTTLWSMTTALPDQGVRPVPLWIPGRTGRAFRDGALLPAPGTEVVGPRFDDWLLAG